From Fusobacterium sp. DD2:
GTATTGGAAAAGTATAACTATTCAAGCAGATTGGATTTCGAAAGGTTTATAACAGAGATTACAATTGACGGGGAAACATATGAGTTTTCACTTTTTGGAGATTATCAGGTCAAAAATTTCCTATGTGCATATGAAACAGTAATAGAACTAGGTATATCAAAGGATATAATAAGAAAAGCTGCTAAAAAAACAGTATGGCAGTGCAGATTTGAAAAATATAGTGACAATCCATTAGTTATATTAGATGGTGCACACAATATAGATGGAATGACAGAGCTTGCTAAGATAATATCTAAAGCTTATAAACCTGAGGATGTTGTAGCAGTAACATCTATACTGAAAGATAAAAAGGTTGTACCTATGCTTGATATATTAAAAACAATAGCTGGAGATATAATTTTGACATCTCTTATGGAAAACCCAAGAGGACTTTCAGGAAATGAGATATATGAGATGCTTGATGATAAAAAAGGTTTTTCAGTTGAAAATGATATGCTAAAAGCTTTTACTCAGGCAAAAGGTATGGGCAAAAAGATAATAATAATATGTGGTTCTTTTTATACTTTAAGTAAATTTAAAGAGGAAGTTCATGAATAAAAAGGGGAAATTATTAAAGATTTTAGTATATTTAATCGCTTTAATGGTATTTGGTCACTTTGAATATCACTTGTATCTGAAATATAAAGCAGATAATAGTGTAAGAGAGGAAAAAATAGCCAGTATAACTAAAGAGATAGAAAAATCATTTTTAATAAGAAAAGATGGATTTTATTTAGATAAAGACTATATAAAAGCACTTGAAGAACTTCAAGAGAAGGAAAAAGCAAAGGATTCTTCAGATGCAGGGGGTGATGAATCTCTTGAACAGCATAAAGATTTATAATGAAAATGTAAGTTTAAAGGATATCAAAAATCATCTCAATATGGATGTAATATATGAAGGAAATATGGATATAAAAATAAAAAGTCCAAGTGTATATCAGATAGGATATGAGCTTATAGGATTTTTTGAGGTTGGAGAGGAACTTACAAAATACATTCATATTTATGGAAGAAAAGAATCAAGATATCTTAACAAATTTACAAGTGAAGAGAGAGCAAAGATTTTTGATAACTATTTTAAATATGATTTTCCAGCTCTTATTATAACTAATGAAAGTATCATTTTTCCAGAGATGATAGAAAGTGCTAAAAAACATAATAAGACAATTTTGAAAAGTCATATGAGAACATCTGCAACTATAAGAGAGGTAAAATTCTTTTTGTCTCAGGAACTTGCAGAAGAAAAGATGATAGATGGATATGTGTGCCTTGATGTAATGGGAATAGGAGTTTTAATTACTGGTTATGAAGATGCAAAACTTGGAGTAACTATTGAACTTTTAGAAAGAGGACATAGACTTATTACAGATAACCATCTTATGATAAAAAGAGTTGCAGAAAATGATCTTGAAGGATATAACTTTTTTGATAAGTCCACAAAGGACAGCCACTTTTTCTTAAATAATCCAAAGGATGGAAGTAAGATAGACGTCACAACACTTTTTGGTATTAAAGCAACAAGAAAAATGAAACGAGTGGATCTTTTAATTGTTCTTGAAGAGTGGGATGATAAGAAGTTTTATGATAGATTAGGTCTTGATGAAGTTATGGAAGAGTTTCTTGGTGAGAAAATACCTAAGCTTACTATTCCAGTAAGAAAAGGTAGAAATCTTGCAATTATAGTTGAAACAGCAGCACTTAACTACAGATTAAAAGCAATGGGACTTAATTCGGCAGAGTATTTTATGAGAGAATCTCAAAAGTTGATAATGAAAAATAAAAAAAATCAGGGAGAGCGAAATATGAATGGTGATAGATTACTTTCAGTTATGCAGTTAAAACATCAGTTTAATCTGAAGGTTTTATCTGGAGAAGATAGGTTGGAAGATACTTATATACAGACTACAAGTATTCATAGACCTTCTTTAGCTTTAGCTGGATATGTGGAAAATTATAAAGATGAGGCATATAATGGAGTTCAAATTTTTTCTAAAGCAGAATTTAAATATTTGAATACATTGCCTGAAGAGGAAAGAAAGAAAAATTTGGAGAATTATCTTCAGTTTAAATTGCCAGTATTGGTATTAACTGCAGATGTAGAGGTACCAGAGTATTTTCTGGATATGGTAAAAGAAAAGAATATAATTCTATGCAGAAGTTCTTACAAAAAAGCTTCTCAGGTTATAGCTAATTTCAATAGCTATTTAGAGACATATTTTACTCCAAGTATATCAGTTCATGGAGTTTTTGTTGAACTTTATGGATTTGGAGTACTTTTAACTGGAAAAAGCGGCGTAGGTAAGAGTGAAACAGCTCTGGAACTTATTCATAGAGGACACAGACTTATAGCAGATGACCTTGTTAAATTTGTAAAAGAAACAGGTGGAGACATTATGGGGTCTGCTGCTAATCTTCCATATTTTATGGAAATTAGAGGTTTGGGAATAATAGATATTAAGACCCTTTATGGACTTGGTGCTGTAAGAATTAATAAAAAATTAGACCTTGTAATAGAACTTAAAGAGCAGGAAAGAGAAGATGTTTATCTGACAGCAGTTGACTACCAAACTAGTTCAACAAGAGTATTAGGTAAAGATATTCCTAAGATGGTACTTTATATATCGTCAGGTAGAAATGCTGCTGCAATGGTTGAGATTGCTGTAATGAACCTTATGGCAACTAAACTTGGTCATGACTCTGAAAAACTTTATAAAGAGGGATTAAAGAGAATGACGACTGAAGAAAAGCAGATACTGGGAATAAGTGAGGAGGAAAAGTGAACACCTTTCAAGAGATAAAAGATAGAATAGATAAAAGCAGTTATGTTATAGTAACAGCACATGTTAATCCAGATGGAGATGCAATTGGAGCAGGTCTTGCTCTGACACTTGCTTTAAAAAAGATAGGGAAAAAGGCAAGATTTGTTCTTCAGGATTTAAATCCTCAAACAACTAATTTTTTAGAGGGAATAGAAAATGTAGAACAGTATAGTCTAGCAGAAAATTATCAAAATGATTTAACTATCTGTGTTGACTGTGCAGCAGAGGGAAGACTTGGGTCTACAAAAGCTCTGTTAGTAGGAAGAGATAGTATAAATATAGATCATCATATAAGTAATAATAGCTATGGAACGTATAACTATGTTGTAGATGCTTCATCTACAAGTGAGATTATTTTTTCACTGCTTAAATTCTGCAATATAGAGATTGATAAAGCTATTGGTGAGGCACTTTATACAGGTCTTGTAAATGATACAGGAAACTTTAAGCATGACAACGTAAGAGAGTCAACATTTTTAATGGCAGCAGAATTAAAAAGAATTGGTGTAGATAACTGTAAGATCATTAGAGAATTTTGGGATACAAGAAGTTTTGCAGCAATAAGACTTGTTGGAAAAGCTATGTATGAGATGAGATTTGATAATGAAAAGAAATTAGCTTATTACTTTATGAGTAAAGATGTTTTAGATAAGTATAATGGAAGAAAAGAGGATACAGAGGGAATTGTAGAAAATCTTCTTTCATTGAGAGAAGCAAATGTATCTCTCTTTTTAAGAGAAGATAAAATTGGTTTTATTAAAGGTAGTATGAGAAGTAAAAATGATACTGATGTCAATGAGATAGCAGCATTATTTGGTGGTGGAGGGCATAAAAAAGCTGCAGGATTCAGCAGTACCCTTCCAGGTGAAGAGATTATAAGAATAGTACTTGAAAAATTGTAGGAGATGACTATGAGAAAAATACTTATAGCTTTAGCATTATGCATATTTGCAGTAGGGTGCTCTGATGTGAGAAGCACTATAAAAAAAGAAGATACTATTGAAAAATTAAGAGATTACGATGTTGCAAGAGAAAATATTGCACCTAAGAGAAGAATTGTAATAGGAAAGATAAAAAATTATTCCAGATTTGGTACTCAAAGAACAGACAGTATAACAAAGGATATTTTGGTTTCAGAATTTTCAAAATCTGGAAGATTTAACGTTTTAGAGAGAGAGGATTTAGATGCAGTAATGGAAGAGTTGGCATTTTCAAACTCTTTAGGGCAAAAATCTATTCTTCCTAGACAAAAATTCTTAGATTCAGATTTTGTAGTAGTGGGAAGTGTTACAAAATATGAACTGAACACAACAGGTAGCCAGTCTATAATATCTAAGAATAAAGAGCAAAGAGCTGAAGCAGCTATTGAGCTTAAAATTATTGATGTGTTAAATGGAAAGGTATGGAGTGAAACTGGAGAGGGAAGTTCTACAGTATCATTTGGAACAGTTTTAGGTACAGGAACATATGGTTCATATGGAAGTCTGGAAAAAGAAGCATTTAGAGCTGCAGTTATTGATGGAGTTGAGAAAATAGTAAAAGATATTGATAAACTTCCTTGGACAGCAGCAGTTATTAAAAAGACTCCAGGTACCATTATTATAAACTCAGGAGCTGAAAATAATTTAAAACTTGGAACACAGGTAAATGTCTACAAACAGGGAGCACCTGTTGAGTATAGAGGAGAGCTTTTAGGATATGAGGAGACTTTAGTTGGAACAGCAACAGTTAAATCATATATTGAAACAAATGCTGCAACTTTAGATTATAAAGGAGTAGATTTTTCAGTGCCAGCTGTGGTAAAATTAAAATAAAAGGGAAAAGGAGAATACATCATGGAAAAAGATTTTGATATTGTTTTTGTAAAACCAAAAAGATTTGAAGATTGTGTTAAATGTGTTGAGCATATTAAAAGAGATAAGATTGTACATATCAATCTTTTAGAATTAGATGCTAAAGAATCTCAAAGAATTCTAGATTATATCTCAGGAGCTGTGTATATTAAAGGTGGACAGATAGAGAACCCAGGAGAAAATATCTTCTGTACAATCCCTAAAAATAAGACATATCTATTTGAGTATAAGACAAAAAATGAAAATTATGATGAGGAAGAAGAGATAATTCCAAGTTATAAAAAATAGAAGAAAGTGACTAAAGGCAGTAGTTTTGTCCTTGGTCACTCTCTTTTGTTATACAACAAAAAAGTGGAGGTATTTTAATGATCAGCGAGGCTTTACACAGCATGTGTGACGGAACATTTATATTTTTATTAGTAGCGTGTTTTTTAGCATCTTTTATTGATGCAGTATCTGGTGGTGGGGGATTAATAAGTTTGCCAGCATATATGGCATCTGGAATTCCACCTCATATGGCACTTGGAACAAATAAGGTATCAGCTTGTATAGCTACTTGTGCAAGTAGTGCAAAATTTGCAAGCTCTGGTAAAATCAACTGGACTTTAATGAGAAAAATAGCAATATTCTCACTTATTGGAGCATTTTTAGGTGTTAGAACAATACTTCTTGTAAGCTCAAAATATCTATATCCAATGACAGTGGTACTTCTTTTAGTAGTTCTTGGATATACTTTAATGAATAAAAAAATGGGAGAGGTTCATGAATTTGATGAACTTACAGATAAAACTATTCTTTATGGAAGAATAATGGCTTTTGTAATAGGTTTCTATGATGGGTTCTTTGGACCAGGAACAGGATCATTTTTAATATTTGGACTTATTAGAATATTTAAAATGGATTTCCCTCATGCTAGTGGAAATGCTAAAATATTAAACCTTACAAGTAACATAGCAAGTGTTATTATGTTCGTTTATTTTAAACAGGTAAATTATCTTTATTCAGTACCAGTTGGAATTGTAATGATGCTTGGAGCTTTCTTAGGAGCAAGAACTGCTGTTACAAAAGGAACTAAATTTATAAAACCAATGTTCTTAACAGTAACTTCAGTTGTTCTTTTAAAAATGATAGCAGAAGCTGTTTTCCATGTTGATGTAAGTGCATTGATACAAAACTTTATATCTTCACTAGTAA
This genomic window contains:
- the hprK gene encoding HPr(Ser) kinase/phosphatase; translation: MNLLNSIKIYNENVSLKDIKNHLNMDVIYEGNMDIKIKSPSVYQIGYELIGFFEVGEELTKYIHIYGRKESRYLNKFTSEERAKIFDNYFKYDFPALIITNESIIFPEMIESAKKHNKTILKSHMRTSATIREVKFFLSQELAEEKMIDGYVCLDVMGIGVLITGYEDAKLGVTIELLERGHRLITDNHLMIKRVAENDLEGYNFFDKSTKDSHFFLNNPKDGSKIDVTTLFGIKATRKMKRVDLLIVLEEWDDKKFYDRLGLDEVMEEFLGEKIPKLTIPVRKGRNLAIIVETAALNYRLKAMGLNSAEYFMRESQKLIMKNKKNQGERNMNGDRLLSVMQLKHQFNLKVLSGEDRLEDTYIQTTSIHRPSLALAGYVENYKDEAYNGVQIFSKAEFKYLNTLPEEERKKNLENYLQFKLPVLVLTADVEVPEYFLDMVKEKNIILCRSSYKKASQVIANFNSYLETYFTPSISVHGVFVELYGFGVLLTGKSGVGKSETALELIHRGHRLIADDLVKFVKETGGDIMGSAANLPYFMEIRGLGIIDIKTLYGLGAVRINKKLDLVIELKEQEREDVYLTAVDYQTSSTRVLGKDIPKMVLYISSGRNAAAMVEIAVMNLMATKLGHDSEKLYKEGLKRMTTEEKQILGISEEEK
- the sepF gene encoding cell division protein SepF, whose product is MEKDFDIVFVKPKRFEDCVKCVEHIKRDKIVHINLLELDAKESQRILDYISGAVYIKGGQIENPGENIFCTIPKNKTYLFEYKTKNENYDEEEEIIPSYKK
- a CDS encoding CsgG/HfaB family protein → MRKILIALALCIFAVGCSDVRSTIKKEDTIEKLRDYDVARENIAPKRRIVIGKIKNYSRFGTQRTDSITKDILVSEFSKSGRFNVLEREDLDAVMEELAFSNSLGQKSILPRQKFLDSDFVVVGSVTKYELNTTGSQSIISKNKEQRAEAAIELKIIDVLNGKVWSETGEGSSTVSFGTVLGTGTYGSYGSLEKEAFRAAVIDGVEKIVKDIDKLPWTAAVIKKTPGTIIINSGAENNLKLGTQVNVYKQGAPVEYRGELLGYEETLVGTATVKSYIETNAATLDYKGVDFSVPAVVKLK
- a CDS encoding bifunctional oligoribonuclease/PAP phosphatase NrnA: MNTFQEIKDRIDKSSYVIVTAHVNPDGDAIGAGLALTLALKKIGKKARFVLQDLNPQTTNFLEGIENVEQYSLAENYQNDLTICVDCAAEGRLGSTKALLVGRDSINIDHHISNNSYGTYNYVVDASSTSEIIFSLLKFCNIEIDKAIGEALYTGLVNDTGNFKHDNVRESTFLMAAELKRIGVDNCKIIREFWDTRSFAAIRLVGKAMYEMRFDNEKKLAYYFMSKDVLDKYNGRKEDTEGIVENLLSLREANVSLFLREDKIGFIKGSMRSKNDTDVNEIAALFGGGGHKKAAGFSSTLPGEEIIRIVLEKL
- a CDS encoding TSUP family transporter, whose product is MISEALHSMCDGTFIFLLVACFLASFIDAVSGGGGLISLPAYMASGIPPHMALGTNKVSACIATCASSAKFASSGKINWTLMRKIAIFSLIGAFLGVRTILLVSSKYLYPMTVVLLLVVLGYTLMNKKMGEVHEFDELTDKTILYGRIMAFVIGFYDGFFGPGTGSFLIFGLIRIFKMDFPHASGNAKILNLTSNIASVIMFVYFKQVNYLYSVPVGIVMMLGAFLGARTAVTKGTKFIKPMFLTVTSVVLLKMIAEAVFHVDVSALIQNFISSLVS